Below is a window of Saccharomonospora viridis DSM 43017 DNA.
TGCGGCAATGCCGTGGGATTGCGGCAGCACGTGCTGAGCGCGGCATCGTCGATCTCGGCCGCACGGATGTGCAGGTCCGCCGCGAGACCGGCGAGACGGTCGGCCAGCGCGCACAACCCTTCGGCGGGCAACTCCCCGCCGTCCTGGCGGTGCAACAACTCGACCACCACCGCGCCGAGATAACGGTTGAACCGTCCTAAGCGGACGAATAGTTCCCGGTCACCGTTCGATCATCGTTGACTCCCCTCGGCCCGTGGCAAGCAAGTGCTTCCGCGCTACTCCATTCGGCCCAACCGATCGGCCAGGTGGCCTGACGCTAACCGGAAAAGGCTTCCGTGTACCGCGTGTCGGATGCGGTTGATATCGATGCGGCGGATGCGACGGTTGAGTCCGCGTTCGTCACGGAGGACGGCTCGTTCACGGTGATGAGGAATCCGGTCGCAGTGCTTGCCTGGGGGCCGGACTGCTGACACGCGCGGTCGGCCATGCTCGATGCCATCCACCTACCTGACGGTATTCGGGGCGGAAACGGGGGCCCTCTGCAGCTACGTGCCGAGACGTCTCGATACGGGTTGAGTGGAGTCGAGTCGGTGCAGCGACAAGTGAATGCGGCGAACATGCGCCTCAGCGCCCGCCAGTAGCATCACACTCAGTAATCGCGATCTTACGTTGCAAGGTTTGGGTAGCGACTGCGTTGCGATGTGGTCGTTGGTTGCCGTGGCCACACATCTCGCTACTAGCATCGCCGGGGTGTCGGTTGGCCGGGTGAGTGAGGGGAGCGGCGTCGGTGGCAGTGCGTGGGGCTGACCTGGGTGAGCTGGTGAAGGACCTGCGCAGGCAGGTCACCGTGCTCGAAGACGATCTGCGGGCGCGGGCCCAGGAGGTGCCGGAGTTCCACACCCCGCTGCGCGCCGAGTACGACGAGGCGTACAAGCGGGAGCGCACGGCGGCGACGTGGGAGTCGTGGCTTGATCAGCGGGTGACGCAGGTGGCTGCGGCGTGGGTGTTGGGCACGGTGTTCGTGCGGTTCTGTGAGGACAACGGGCTGATCCAGTGGCCGTTCATCGCGGGGCCGGGGGAGCGGTTGGTTGACGCGGAGGAGCGGCACGAGGCGTATTTCCGCGAGCACCCGCAGGACAACGACCGTGATTGGATCGTCGCGGCCTTCAATCACCTGTCGGAGGCGCACCCGACGGCGGCGGGGCTGTTCGACGCGCGGTTCAACCCGCTGTGGGAGATCACGCCGTCGTTCGAGGCGGCCACCGAGCTGTTGCAGTTCTGGCGGCGGCGCGGCGACGACGGTGAGATCCGCTACGACTTCACCGACCCCGAATGGGACACACGCTTCCTCGGTGACCTGTATCAGGATTTGTCCGAACACGCACGCAAGACGTATGCGCTGCTGCAGACGCCGGAGTTCGTGGAGGAGTTCATCCTCGACCTCACCCTCGAACCGGCCGTCGAGGAGTTCGGCCTGGCAGACCTGCGCACGATCGACCCGGCGTGCGGGTCGGGGCACTTCCTGCTTGGCCTTTTCCGCCGGATTCTGACCAAGTGGCGGGAGGTCGAGCCGGGCACGGATCAGTGGGAGCTGATCCAGCGCACACTCGCCTCGGTGCACGGCTGCGACAAGAACCCGTTCGCTGTTTCCATCGCCCGGTTCCGGATGCTCGTGGCGGTGCTGCGCGAGGCGAACGCGATGCGGCTGGACCAGGCCCCGCAGTTCCCGATCAACATCGCGGTGGGCGACTCGCTCATGCACGGCCGTGGCGCGCCCGGCATCCAGGGCGAGCTGTTCGCGCTGGACGAGCCGCACACCTACACCACCGAGGACGTCAACGAGTACGTGCGCTCCTGCGACCTGCTTGGTAAGGGCTCGTACCACGTGGTGGTGGGCAACCCGCCGTACATCACGGTCAAGGACAAGCAGGAGAACAAGAACTACCGCGACCGGTATGACGCGTGTTCGGGAACGTATGCGTTGTCGGTGCCGTTCGCGCAGCGGCTGTTCCAGCTCGCGATTCGTAGGGACGGATCTGAGCGCGACGCGGGGTACGTCGGCCAGATCACCGCGAACTCGTTCATGAAGCGTGAGTTCGGGAAGAAACTGATTGAGCAATTCTTCAAAACGGTCAACCTGACACACGTCATCGACACGTCGGGTGCGTACATCCCAGGGCACGGCACGCCGACGGTGATTCTGGTGGGGCGGAACCACAGCTACCGGCAGGATGAGCCGGTCCGGGCTGTGTTGGGTGTGCGTGGGGAGCCGAGCCAACCTGAAGATCCGTCGAAGGGGCTGGTGTGGTCGGCCATCGTCGAGCAACTGTGCGAACCTGGCAGTGAATCAGAGTGGGTTGCTGTTGATGATCTCGAAAGAGCTCGATTTTCTGTCTTCCCGTGGTCGTTAAGCGGCGGGGGTGCTGCTCCGCTTTTCGAGGACATTGATCAGCATCCGGTTAAACTCGGTGACCGAGTGAAAAGTATAGGTCGCACTACGGCTACCGGGGCAGACGATGTTTTTCTGTTACCCGAGCGAAAAGTGGCGGAGAGGCTGGGGTTCTCTGAAAGTGTGCGAACACTAATTGTTGGTGATTCTGTTCGTGACTTTCGCGTCTCAGGGGCTGTGTACGTTTACAGTCCTTATAGCGATTTTTCTAATGAGTCCGTTGTTGATGCGGACAGCTCGTTGGTTACGCATCTCCTTTGGCCGTTCCGGCATGTACTGAGTCGGCGCGTAATTTTTGGTAAAGGCCTCCAGGAGTCAGGGAGTCCCTGGTATGTTCACTTGGAGAACTACCCAAGTAAGTTGAAGGTGCGTTGCGGAATCGGGTTCGCCTTTGTTGCGACACATAATCATTTTGTTCTGGATCGCCAAGGTTTTCTATTTAATCGTACTGCGCCGGTGATCAAGTTGCCGGAGGAGGCTGGTGAGGACGAGCATCTGGAGTTGCTTGGGGTGCTCAACTCGTCCACGGCCTGCTTCTGGCTCAAGCAGGTGTGCCACAACAAGGGCAATGGTGCGGACAGCAAGGGGGCGCGTACGACGGCTGTACCGTGGGAGGACTTCTACGAGTTCACCGGCACCAAGCTTCAGGAGTTCCCCCTGCCTGCCGTACTGCCGTTGGACCTCGGCCGGGCACTGGATTCGCTGGCCCAGGACCTCGCCGCGCACGAGCCGTCGGCCGTCGCCGAGGCAAGCACGCCGACTCGCGCGCGGCTTGACGCCGCTCGCGCTGAGCACACGCGGATTCGGGGGCGGATGATCGCGCTTCAGGAGGAACTCGACTGGACCGTCTACCACTCCTACGGCCTGCTCGACGACGCCGAACGTGCCCGGCTCACCGCGCCCGACCTCGACACCGTGCCGGAAATCCGGCTCGGCGAGCGGGCGTTCGAGATCGTGCTCGCCCGCAAGATGGCCGCCGGAGAAGCGGAGACGGCGTGGTTCGAGCGGCACGGGTCCACGCCCGTCACCGAGATCCCCGCGCACTGGCCCGACTGGTACCGGCAAATCGTCCAAGCGCGCATCGACGTCATCGAAAAGCGCCGCGACATCGGCCTCATCGAGCGGCCCGAGTGCAAGCGGCGGTGGGCCTCCGAGACGTGGGAGCGCAAGGAAGCCGACGCGCTGCGCACGTGGCTGCTCGACCGGTGTGAGCGGCGAGACCTCTGGTTCGGGCTGCGTGACGGGTTCTCCCAGCCCCGCACGCTCACCGTCAACCAGCTCGCCGATCAGTTCCGTGACGACGCCGACATGCACGCCGTCGCCGCCCTCTACGCCAGCGACCACCTCGGCAAACCCGACCTGCCGCTCGCGCGCGTACTCGAAACGATCATCGCCGACCAGCACGTCCCCTACCTCGCCGCCCTGCGCTACAAGGACAGCGGCCTGCGCAAACGCGCCCAGTGGGAGCAGGTGTGGGAGAAGCAGCGGGAAGAAGACCGCACGGGCCAGCGGCTCGACATCCCCGTGCCTCCGAAATACACGTCCGCCGACTTCCGCAAAACCAGCTACTGGACCCACCGCGGCAAACTCGACGTCCCCAAGGAGAGGTTCATCTCCTACCCCGACGCCTCACCCGACGCCGACCCCAGCCTGCTGCTCGGCTGGGCCGGCTGGGACCACAAAGACCAAGCCCAAGCCCTGGTCAACCTCATCAACGACCGCACCGCCGACGCCGGGTGGGAAACCGAACGGCTCACCCCGCTCCTCGCCGGCCTGGCCGAAGTGATGCCCTGGGTGCGGCAATGGCACGGCGAATACGACGAGGAATGGGAAGGCGTCCCCGCCGA
It encodes the following:
- the pglX gene encoding BREX-2 system adenine-specific DNA-methyltransferase PglX; translated protein: MAVRGADLGELVKDLRRQVTVLEDDLRARAQEVPEFHTPLRAEYDEAYKRERTAATWESWLDQRVTQVAAAWVLGTVFVRFCEDNGLIQWPFIAGPGERLVDAEERHEAYFREHPQDNDRDWIVAAFNHLSEAHPTAAGLFDARFNPLWEITPSFEAATELLQFWRRRGDDGEIRYDFTDPEWDTRFLGDLYQDLSEHARKTYALLQTPEFVEEFILDLTLEPAVEEFGLADLRTIDPACGSGHFLLGLFRRILTKWREVEPGTDQWELIQRTLASVHGCDKNPFAVSIARFRMLVAVLREANAMRLDQAPQFPINIAVGDSLMHGRGAPGIQGELFALDEPHTYTTEDVNEYVRSCDLLGKGSYHVVVGNPPYITVKDKQENKNYRDRYDACSGTYALSVPFAQRLFQLAIRRDGSERDAGYVGQITANSFMKREFGKKLIEQFFKTVNLTHVIDTSGAYIPGHGTPTVILVGRNHSYRQDEPVRAVLGVRGEPSQPEDPSKGLVWSAIVEQLCEPGSESEWVAVDDLERARFSVFPWSLSGGGAAPLFEDIDQHPVKLGDRVKSIGRTTATGADDVFLLPERKVAERLGFSESVRTLIVGDSVRDFRVSGAVYVYSPYSDFSNESVVDADSSLVTHLLWPFRHVLSRRVIFGKGLQESGSPWYVHLENYPSKLKVRCGIGFAFVATHNHFVLDRQGFLFNRTAPVIKLPEEAGEDEHLELLGVLNSSTACFWLKQVCHNKGNGADSKGARTTAVPWEDFYEFTGTKLQEFPLPAVLPLDLGRALDSLAQDLAAHEPSAVAEASTPTRARLDAARAEHTRIRGRMIALQEELDWTVYHSYGLLDDAERARLTAPDLDTVPEIRLGERAFEIVLARKMAAGEAETAWFERHGSTPVTEIPAHWPDWYRQIVQARIDVIEKRRDIGLIERPECKRRWASETWERKEADALRTWLLDRCERRDLWFGLRDGFSQPRTLTVNQLADQFRDDADMHAVAALYASDHLGKPDLPLARVLETIIADQHVPYLAALRYKDSGLRKRAQWEQVWEKQREEDRTGQRLDIPVPPKYTSADFRKTSYWTHRGKLDVPKERFISYPDASPDADPSLLLGWAGWDHKDQAQALVNLINDRTADAGWETERLTPLLAGLAEVMPWVRQWHGEYDEEWEGVPADEYQAFLDEQRTKHQLTEDDLKNWRPAPTRRGRRGTAKETQQ